A stretch of the Peromyscus leucopus breed LL Stock chromosome 10, UCI_PerLeu_2.1, whole genome shotgun sequence genome encodes the following:
- the Smim20 gene encoding small integral membrane protein 20, protein MAAARNLRTALIFGGFISMVGAAFYPIYFRPLMRLEEYQKEQAVNRAGIVQEDVQPPGLKVWSDPFGRK, encoded by the exons atggcTGCGGCCCGGAACCTGCGCACCGCGCTCATATTTGGCGGCTTCATCTCCATGGTCGGCGCCGCCTTCTACCCCATCTACTTCCGGCCCCTTATGAGGCTGGAGGAATACC AGAAGGAGCAGGCCGTAAATCGAGCTGGTATCGTCCAGGAAGATGTGCAGCCACCAG GGTTGAAAGTGTGGTCGGATCCTTTTGGCAGGAAATGA